One segment of Burkholderia multivorans ATCC BAA-247 DNA contains the following:
- the tssA gene encoding type VI secretion system protein TssA has translation MPINLPELLTPISDASPTGDDLLFSNEFDAIQEARRYDDPTLDQGEWVTEIKEADWGLVVERATDLLRTRTKDLRVAVWLTEALALEDGITGLTEGYALLEGLCREYWDTVHPLPEGEDVEYRLGNVAWLAGRTAELLRGIPMTDGAANAFTTLDWEVAQHVAQAIKRDPEHADDIARGKPSVEQIDASRRVTPIAFYATLLANLKAFEFALDAFEDTLVARAGDAAPSFRQTRDAFETVYRLAERFAREQGYTGSAPHKEVPPAAQPERIEPSFGTPIQTEETHVQSQTAPRPPATQMIAGIQNRAQAVDQLRAVARYFRQTEPHSPVAYLADKAAEWADMPLHKWLESVVKDDGSLSHIRELLGVRPDEQS, from the coding sequence ATGCCCATCAATCTCCCCGAGCTGCTGACGCCGATCAGCGATGCGTCGCCCACCGGCGACGACCTGCTGTTCTCGAACGAATTCGACGCGATCCAGGAGGCGCGGCGCTACGACGATCCGACGCTCGATCAAGGCGAGTGGGTGACCGAGATCAAGGAGGCCGACTGGGGCCTCGTCGTCGAGCGCGCGACCGACCTGCTGCGCACGCGCACGAAGGATCTGCGCGTCGCGGTGTGGCTGACCGAGGCGCTCGCGCTCGAGGACGGCATCACCGGTCTCACCGAAGGCTATGCGCTGCTCGAAGGACTGTGCCGCGAGTATTGGGACACCGTTCATCCGCTGCCCGAAGGCGAGGACGTCGAATACCGGCTCGGCAACGTCGCGTGGCTGGCCGGCCGCACGGCCGAGCTGCTGCGCGGCATACCGATGACGGACGGCGCGGCGAACGCGTTCACGACGCTCGACTGGGAGGTCGCGCAGCACGTGGCGCAGGCGATCAAGCGCGATCCCGAGCATGCGGACGACATCGCGCGCGGCAAGCCGTCGGTCGAGCAGATCGATGCATCGCGGCGCGTGACGCCGATCGCGTTCTACGCGACGCTGCTCGCGAACCTGAAGGCATTCGAGTTCGCGCTCGATGCGTTCGAGGACACGCTGGTCGCGCGTGCAGGCGATGCCGCGCCGAGTTTCCGGCAGACGCGCGATGCGTTCGAGACCGTGTATCGGCTTGCCGAGCGCTTTGCGCGCGAGCAGGGCTATACCGGCAGCGCGCCGCATAAGGAAGTGCCGCCCGCCGCGCAGCCCGAGCGCATCGAGCCGAGTTTCGGCACGCCGATCCAGACCGAGGAGACCCACGTGCAGTCGCAAACCGCTCCGCGTCCGCCGGCGACGCAGATGATCGCCGGCATTCAGAACCGTGCGCAGGCCGTCGATCAGTTGCGTGCGGTCGCGCGCTACTTCAGGCAGACGGAGCCGCATAGCCCGGTCGCGTATCTCGCCGACAAGGCGGCGGAATGGGCCGACATGCCGCTGCACAAGTGGCTCGAGAGCGTCGTCAAGGATGACGGATCGCTGTCGCATATTCGCGAGCTGCTGGGGGTGAGGCCGGACGAGCAGTCGTGA
- a CDS encoding type VI secretion system Vgr family protein — protein sequence MNVTELIQAIRGGLIQQDRLLKTDIPSLPSNALVPRRAVIRAELGRDFSVALDFVSAASDIELKTLIAKPITLWIQQADKSYLPINGYVHTARRLGADGSLSSYQLTFASWMHFLKFRSDMRYWQDESVDAILADVFDTHPQAKGRYQFALSKPLPSRSYCRQSETDWNFVHRLMEDEGLFGFWRHAEDGSAHTLVVTDDLHAIDALSPNVVRFERSGAGTETAGFTQWAASRTLQSSLHTTRTFDYKSPSSAASPNGTSLPTKSGHGDLPEQAEIYEYTGAYTYPGQDRGEQLSKIRLEEWESRAKRFVGVGGVRGIDAGRRFTLADHPEHDRDSAQDREFAAIAVSWYVENNLPLSAEEAHFPHSLQDELARVKAAYRDAAAFVVGHDDGSAGFYLVEVEAQRASVPYRSPLVHRKPEMQLETAVVVGPPGEEVYTDELNRIKVMFVWDRQSEGRENASCWVRVVQSDTGGGYGGVHIPRVGEEVLIGYVGGDCDRPIALHRVYNGATAPQWHSNGILSGFRSKEYAGSGHNEMVLDDATGQNRARLFSSSANSLLHLGYLIEQDGNTRGAYLGSGFDLRTDAYGAVRAGQGLYVTTHPKQASSQPLDVSEARQQLVNAEGLIESMSQVSEMHQAAGLGDGHDALKQFADATQNSVAGATAGGGRTGGGGTGNANAFKEPVMLFGSPAGVAFSSQQSVHVSADRQTNIVSGQSTFIASGKSLIAGIRDRISLFAQNAGMKLFAGKGKVEIQAHADSVEVTAQKVVKLMSATEHVDVAAKQEVLLTSGGAYIRIKGGNIEIHAPGKVDFKGAQHQFNGPASMPYPLPAMPGGTCKQCVLNAHSGREAMVEAD from the coding sequence ATGAACGTGACCGAACTGATACAGGCGATTCGCGGCGGGCTGATTCAGCAGGATCGTCTGCTGAAGACCGACATCCCGTCGCTGCCGAGCAATGCACTCGTGCCGCGCCGCGCAGTAATCCGCGCCGAACTGGGCCGCGATTTCAGCGTCGCGCTCGACTTCGTGTCCGCTGCGAGCGACATCGAGCTCAAGACGCTGATCGCCAAGCCGATCACGCTGTGGATCCAGCAGGCGGACAAGTCGTATCTGCCGATCAACGGATATGTGCATACCGCTCGCCGGCTCGGCGCGGACGGCAGTCTGTCGAGCTATCAGTTGACGTTCGCGTCGTGGATGCACTTCCTGAAGTTCCGCAGCGATATGCGCTACTGGCAGGACGAGAGCGTCGACGCGATCCTGGCCGACGTGTTCGATACCCATCCGCAGGCGAAGGGCCGGTATCAGTTTGCGTTATCGAAGCCGCTGCCGTCGCGCTCGTACTGCCGCCAGAGCGAAACCGACTGGAACTTCGTGCATCGGCTGATGGAGGACGAAGGGCTGTTCGGGTTTTGGCGGCACGCGGAAGACGGCAGTGCGCACACGCTTGTCGTGACCGACGATCTGCATGCGATCGACGCGCTGTCGCCGAACGTCGTCAGGTTCGAGCGGTCAGGCGCGGGCACCGAAACCGCGGGGTTTACGCAGTGGGCCGCGTCGCGGACGCTGCAAAGCTCGCTGCATACGACGCGCACGTTCGACTACAAGTCGCCGTCGTCGGCCGCCAGTCCGAACGGCACGTCGTTGCCGACGAAGAGCGGCCACGGCGATCTGCCGGAGCAGGCGGAAATCTACGAATACACCGGCGCGTACACGTATCCGGGCCAGGATCGCGGCGAACAGCTGTCGAAGATTCGTCTCGAGGAATGGGAGTCGCGCGCGAAGCGCTTCGTCGGCGTGGGCGGCGTGCGCGGCATCGACGCGGGCCGACGCTTCACGCTCGCCGATCATCCAGAGCATGACCGCGATTCGGCGCAGGATCGCGAATTCGCGGCGATCGCCGTGAGCTGGTATGTCGAGAACAACCTGCCGCTTTCGGCCGAGGAGGCGCACTTTCCGCACAGTTTGCAGGACGAACTTGCGCGGGTGAAAGCGGCGTACCGCGATGCTGCGGCATTCGTTGTCGGCCACGACGACGGCTCGGCAGGGTTCTATCTCGTCGAGGTCGAAGCGCAGCGCGCGAGCGTGCCGTACCGCAGCCCGCTCGTGCATCGCAAGCCGGAGATGCAGCTCGAGACGGCGGTCGTCGTCGGTCCGCCGGGCGAAGAGGTTTACACCGACGAACTGAACCGGATCAAGGTGATGTTCGTGTGGGATCGGCAAAGCGAAGGCCGCGAGAACGCGTCGTGCTGGGTGCGCGTCGTGCAGTCGGATACCGGCGGCGGTTACGGCGGCGTGCATATTCCGCGCGTCGGCGAGGAAGTGCTGATCGGCTATGTGGGCGGCGACTGCGACCGACCGATCGCGTTGCACCGCGTGTATAACGGTGCGACCGCGCCGCAGTGGCACAGCAACGGGATTCTGTCGGGCTTCCGGTCGAAGGAGTATGCGGGATCGGGGCACAACGAGATGGTGCTCGACGACGCGACCGGGCAGAACCGCGCGCGGCTGTTCAGCAGCAGCGCGAATTCGCTGCTGCATCTCGGCTATCTGATCGAGCAGGACGGCAACACGCGCGGCGCGTATCTCGGTTCGGGGTTCGATTTGCGCACGGACGCGTATGGCGCGGTGCGCGCGGGGCAGGGGCTGTATGTGACGACGCATCCGAAGCAGGCGAGCAGCCAGCCGCTCGATGTGTCGGAAGCGCGGCAGCAGCTCGTCAATGCCGAGGGGCTGATCGAGTCGATGTCGCAGGTCAGCGAGATGCATCAGGCTGCGGGGCTCGGCGATGGGCACGATGCGCTGAAGCAGTTTGCCGATGCGACGCAGAACAGCGTCGCGGGCGCGACGGCGGGTGGCGGCAGGACTGGCGGTGGCGGGACCGGGAATGCGAATGCGTTCAAGGAGCCGGTGATGTTGTTTGGGAGTCCGGCGGGCGTCGCGTTTTCGTCGCAGCAGTCGGTACACGTGTCGGCCGATCGGCAGACCAATATCGTCAGCGGCCAGAGCACGTTCATTGCCAGCGGAAAATCGCTGATTGCCGGCATCCGCGATCGCATCAGCCTGTTCGCGCAGAATGCCGGAATGAAGCTGTTTGCCGGCAAGGGGAAGGTCGAGATACAGGCGCATGCGGATAGCGTCGAGGTCACTGCGCAGAAGGTGGTCAAGCTGATGTCGGCAACCGAGCATGTCGACGTGGCCGCCAAGCAGGAGGTCCTGCTGACGTCGGGCGGCGCCTATATCCGGATCAAGGGCGGCAACATCGAGATTCATGCGCCGGGGAAGGTGGATTTCAAGGGCGCGCAGCACCAGTTCAACGGACCGGCCAGCATGCCGTATCCGCTGCCCGCGATGCCGGGCGGAACGTGCAAGCAGTGTGTGCTGAATGCGCATAGCGGGCGCGAAGCAATGGTCGAGGCGGATTGA
- a CDS encoding DUF4123 domain-containing protein: MDELNDVTGRNDATGANETIDTARNPREPEWPAFLAMLKASLAHTDEVGRAMRLYVLVDTRGYQELDVRLATVHRLRYASLWTDTGLEAYTDIAPYLIAFDRDTLDDESAEQHRLLRQLWLDAVDLHAVTWMWSTWSFDALDAHLRQYVQYRLPNGRAYYLFFFDNHVFDRIRRVWSDAQTRQFVAPFNEIRYRDRQLDEVVWRNDAPAVEGAMPAADAAGLSEQQHAKLIELGYPDKLVLKFRETMAAVVDHLSDAELHDLVVEQLDRAAAHGIVDEVGLLSYVVTGVQVAPRFDEHPIVKSCLEAASRGETSVDAALASIDDATWDAIRDMHERELLEAREDAA, translated from the coding sequence ATGGACGAGCTTAACGACGTGACCGGTCGGAATGACGCGACTGGCGCAAACGAAACCATCGACACTGCTCGGAATCCGCGCGAGCCGGAGTGGCCGGCGTTTCTGGCAATGCTGAAGGCTTCGCTGGCTCACACCGACGAAGTCGGCAGGGCGATGCGGCTGTATGTCCTCGTCGATACACGGGGCTATCAGGAGCTCGATGTGCGACTCGCGACGGTGCATCGTCTACGCTACGCGTCGCTGTGGACCGATACGGGGCTCGAAGCCTATACGGATATCGCGCCGTACCTGATCGCGTTCGATCGCGACACGCTTGACGACGAGAGCGCCGAGCAGCATCGGCTGCTGCGCCAGCTGTGGCTTGATGCGGTCGATCTGCATGCGGTGACGTGGATGTGGTCGACGTGGTCGTTCGATGCGCTTGATGCGCATCTGCGCCAGTACGTGCAGTACAGATTGCCGAACGGTCGCGCGTACTACCTGTTCTTCTTCGACAACCATGTGTTCGACCGTATTCGACGGGTGTGGAGCGATGCGCAGACACGGCAGTTCGTTGCGCCGTTCAACGAGATTCGGTATCGCGATCGACAGCTCGATGAGGTGGTGTGGCGCAACGATGCGCCGGCGGTCGAAGGAGCGATGCCGGCGGCCGATGCGGCGGGACTCAGCGAGCAACAGCATGCGAAGTTGATCGAGCTCGGGTATCCAGACAAGCTCGTGCTGAAGTTCAGGGAGACGATGGCGGCGGTGGTCGATCACCTGTCGGATGCGGAGCTTCACGACCTGGTTGTTGAGCAGCTCGATCGTGCGGCGGCGCACGGGATCGTCGATGAGGTCGGGCTGCTCTCCTATGTCGTGACCGGCGTGCAGGTTGCGCCGCGGTTCGACGAGCATCCGATCGTGAAGTCGTGTCTTGAAGCGGCGTCACGCGGAGAAACGAGCGTCGATGCAGCGCTGGCGTCGATCGATGATGCGACTTGGGATGCGATTCGCGACATGCATGAGCGGGAGTTGCTGGAGGCGCGTGAGGATGCGGCGTAG
- a CDS encoding DUF3304 domain-containing protein, translated as MRLSSLVSHVLAACLLVVAVTACGKSEPTYSGISIMAQNYLPYNLDKFTIVDAYGNKASGGGDSMPGGGGGVTCCYQLKGTDFTVKWDYYDVDQWHKGDEQTFHAEAKVTLPQSTIPEKVGTRILAVHFYPDRHVELQFPAAPADDSRIPMIAVSHRISTHYQAQLNKRYDEREDQQYRRIARVVAAAWLKYRLTDVDDLEQYAYFDLLVNSRFDAHPAVQQILKAASSKPGTFAKSMQSLPTTILSELKSNKFEAVAVPTIPVGLLPSPRVEEKQHG; from the coding sequence ATGAGATTGTCGAGTTTGGTAAGTCACGTTCTGGCAGCGTGCTTGCTCGTGGTGGCAGTGACCGCATGTGGGAAGTCCGAGCCGACCTACAGCGGGATTTCGATCATGGCCCAGAATTACCTTCCTTATAACCTCGACAAATTCACGATCGTCGACGCATACGGCAACAAGGCGAGCGGCGGTGGCGACAGCATGCCGGGCGGTGGCGGTGGCGTGACTTGCTGCTATCAGCTCAAGGGTACCGATTTCACGGTCAAGTGGGACTACTACGACGTTGATCAGTGGCATAAAGGCGACGAACAGACGTTTCACGCCGAAGCGAAGGTTACGTTGCCGCAGTCAACGATTCCGGAGAAAGTAGGGACTCGAATCCTCGCGGTTCATTTCTATCCGGATCGTCATGTTGAGCTTCAATTTCCCGCCGCGCCAGCGGACGATTCGCGCATTCCAATGATCGCCGTATCTCACCGGATATCGACCCATTACCAGGCGCAATTGAATAAGCGCTACGACGAGCGTGAGGATCAACAGTATCGGCGCATCGCCCGCGTCGTCGCTGCGGCTTGGCTCAAATACAGGCTCACCGACGTCGACGATCTCGAGCAATACGCGTATTTTGATCTACTCGTTAATAGCAGATTCGACGCCCATCCGGCGGTACAGCAGATCCTGAAAGCGGCCAGCAGCAAGCCCGGTACGTTCGCGAAATCGATGCAATCGCTGCCGACGACCATTTTGTCCGAGCTGAAAAGCAATAAATTCGAAGCAGTGGCGGTACCGACTATTCCCGTCGGTCTACTGCCATCACCACGCGTAGAGGAGAAACAGCATGGCTGA
- a CDS encoding DUF2235 domain-containing protein: MAEKLKLDPDDATPASVYLALARQNATAYPKADCMPCGATIRIGFFFDAFGRNRDIDDASSSQYSNIARLWEAHREMKDERRPANQFWYRYYYSGLGTPLNDDSNSDALENMKKAAVVSGAKKAASAAISVGESFTRVNTPIKQMDMKKRVDDVKKQILTGDFSLRPVEKAFEDFRRDIERIPAQARRVTNVLNASPERLWERTKATGRLLWRNAKNDVRTNVRGNPIKTAWSVARGLFVGLVMENVPIVRDNAAMAEAFGTGVDTRLTAAKDQFEAAYHEVKSKMPKVRVIEVSVFGADRGCVLARAFVNDLAERYKRRDDTDLAIDNVPIQIKFVGLLDAVSSIMSEEAGELIGMVPYLGLIKTSYKDRKLSIPPSVQHCVHFAAAHEMRFYQRLDSLEKTRGAQFLYPGTSCDIVGGAPTGSLGVNAELMRVPLRDMLLQALMAGAAMDTMEDMYLYKRKTFDKFSIAKPINSNGKQYRIRQLVDAYAALVPHRAGLDLVSHSKIFLRWIAVRYQDPEFRRTMSDPVADWKRNMADADLQRKTTKSKLDWELQRQGINMSMLASRSPADQATLRGMKAASDAAQKRYEKLLAEAPKDYTTVWERLHKESERMLYRASLQDGLRKSAERIRNTPDTWDSDNKASADAIEAAMLPEPQMELVSAWKEGIEGKHPLPPDVMALFDLLVHDTLLTSWQDHVLAPSLYFRTRDTDEFGVSDLDKEAKQRQKDDRVAARIDQAAKQSKEWARGYKGGATPSVH; the protein is encoded by the coding sequence ATGGCTGAGAAACTCAAGCTCGACCCGGACGACGCGACACCGGCCTCAGTGTATTTGGCGCTTGCTCGTCAGAATGCAACCGCGTATCCGAAGGCCGACTGCATGCCGTGCGGAGCTACGATCCGAATTGGATTTTTCTTCGATGCCTTCGGTCGCAATCGCGACATCGATGATGCATCAAGTTCGCAGTATTCGAACATCGCGCGACTTTGGGAAGCACATCGTGAAATGAAGGACGAAAGGCGGCCCGCGAACCAGTTCTGGTATCGCTACTATTACTCGGGGCTCGGTACGCCGTTGAATGACGACAGCAACTCCGACGCGCTGGAGAACATGAAGAAGGCTGCCGTCGTGTCAGGGGCCAAAAAGGCCGCGAGTGCTGCAATATCCGTCGGCGAATCGTTCACGCGCGTCAATACGCCAATTAAACAGATGGATATGAAAAAGCGCGTCGACGATGTGAAGAAGCAGATCCTCACGGGAGATTTTTCACTTCGACCGGTTGAGAAGGCGTTCGAGGACTTTCGAAGGGATATCGAGCGTATTCCCGCCCAGGCGCGACGCGTCACGAACGTGCTGAATGCATCGCCAGAGCGCCTCTGGGAGCGAACGAAAGCGACTGGCAGGCTGCTGTGGCGCAATGCCAAGAACGATGTCAGGACCAACGTCAGGGGTAATCCAATCAAGACGGCCTGGTCGGTTGCTCGCGGCCTTTTCGTGGGGTTGGTGATGGAGAACGTGCCTATCGTTCGAGACAACGCAGCGATGGCAGAGGCCTTCGGAACGGGTGTCGACACTCGACTGACCGCAGCGAAAGACCAGTTCGAGGCGGCATACCACGAAGTGAAGAGCAAGATGCCGAAAGTTCGCGTCATCGAGGTATCTGTATTCGGCGCGGATCGTGGCTGCGTATTGGCTCGGGCTTTCGTCAATGATCTGGCGGAGAGGTATAAACGAAGAGACGATACCGACCTTGCAATCGACAATGTTCCGATCCAGATCAAGTTCGTGGGCCTCCTTGACGCGGTTTCTTCGATCATGTCGGAAGAGGCTGGTGAACTGATTGGCATGGTGCCGTATCTGGGCCTGATCAAAACCAGCTACAAGGATCGCAAGCTTTCCATACCCCCAAGCGTGCAGCACTGCGTGCACTTCGCGGCCGCCCATGAAATGCGATTTTACCAGCGCCTCGATAGTCTTGAAAAAACCCGAGGAGCTCAATTCCTATACCCCGGAACGAGCTGCGACATCGTGGGTGGAGCGCCAACTGGTTCGCTTGGCGTGAATGCAGAACTTATGAGGGTGCCGCTGAGAGACATGTTGCTGCAAGCGCTGATGGCCGGGGCGGCTATGGATACGATGGAGGACATGTACCTGTACAAGCGGAAGACTTTCGATAAGTTTTCGATTGCCAAACCCATCAACAGTAACGGTAAGCAATACCGTATCCGGCAACTCGTCGATGCATACGCGGCACTCGTTCCCCATAGAGCAGGTCTTGACCTCGTCTCCCATTCGAAGATCTTCCTGCGTTGGATTGCCGTTCGCTACCAGGATCCCGAATTCCGCCGCACGATGTCAGATCCGGTCGCCGATTGGAAGCGCAACATGGCCGACGCCGACCTGCAGCGCAAGACGACGAAGTCGAAACTCGACTGGGAACTGCAGCGCCAGGGCATCAACATGAGCATGCTGGCGAGTCGGAGCCCCGCCGATCAAGCGACGTTGCGGGGGATGAAGGCGGCGAGCGACGCGGCGCAGAAGCGTTACGAGAAGTTGCTCGCGGAGGCGCCGAAAGACTACACGACCGTGTGGGAACGTCTTCACAAGGAGTCGGAAAGGATGCTGTACCGCGCGTCCCTTCAGGACGGCTTGCGGAAATCAGCAGAACGAATCCGGAACACGCCGGACACATGGGATTCCGATAACAAGGCGAGCGCGGACGCGATCGAGGCAGCCATGCTGCCCGAACCTCAGATGGAACTAGTGTCGGCCTGGAAAGAAGGAATCGAAGGCAAGCACCCGCTTCCTCCCGACGTGATGGCACTATTCGACCTGCTCGTTCACGACACGTTGTTGACGAGTTGGCAGGATCACGTGCTCGCGCCCTCGCTGTACTTCCGCACGCGGGACACGGACGAGTTCGGGGTCTCCGATCTCGACAAGGAAGCAAAGCAACGCCAGAAAGACGATCGCGTCGCTGCTCGAATCGATCAGGCCGCCAAGCAGAGCAAGGAATGGGCGCGCGGATACAAGGGCGGCGCAACGCCTTCCGTCCATTGA
- a CDS encoding DUF3304 domain-containing protein, with protein MDKHSKGFGQVVRMVCRVPVVAVLATAMLLSACDKPSPEPVYGGLSVEGFNYLPYNLTRFTVTDKYGNKASGGGDLIPGSGEGSVSCCYTLKGTEFTVDWTYYDIDKHADPYAPLEKIHETARVRLPPTEMSGTAGETILGIHFYPDNHVEVEFRNDLHGTRILYVEVWDWVRKHHKQLLNPSNDDEAVEYRRAARLAAAGWTKYRLTDTGDLQQYVYFTLLNPRFDEYPAVRKIINETKGKPGAFGDAMQNLSPEVVNDIKRFDTKGASRG; from the coding sequence ATGGATAAGCATTCGAAAGGATTTGGGCAAGTTGTGCGAATGGTCTGCAGGGTGCCGGTCGTCGCGGTGCTTGCTACGGCCATGCTGCTGTCGGCATGTGACAAACCGTCGCCAGAACCGGTTTATGGCGGGCTGAGCGTCGAAGGGTTCAACTACCTGCCGTACAACCTCACGCGCTTTACCGTGACGGACAAGTACGGAAACAAGGCAAGTGGTGGTGGCGACCTGATACCGGGCTCAGGTGAGGGAAGCGTCAGTTGCTGTTACACGCTCAAGGGAACAGAATTCACCGTCGACTGGACATACTACGATATCGACAAGCATGCTGATCCGTACGCACCGCTCGAAAAAATACATGAGACGGCCCGCGTGCGTCTGCCTCCGACTGAGATGTCCGGTACTGCAGGCGAAACAATCCTGGGTATTCACTTCTACCCCGACAATCACGTCGAAGTGGAGTTCCGGAACGATTTGCATGGAACTCGTATTCTCTACGTCGAAGTCTGGGATTGGGTGCGAAAACACCACAAGCAGTTACTGAACCCCTCCAACGATGACGAAGCGGTCGAGTATCGGCGTGCAGCCAGACTGGCTGCGGCGGGCTGGACGAAATACCGGTTGACTGACACCGGCGATCTCCAGCAGTACGTCTACTTCACGCTGCTCAATCCACGCTTCGACGAATATCCTGCCGTGCGCAAGATAATCAATGAAACCAAGGGGAAGCCTGGTGCATTTGGCGACGCAATGCAGAACCTGTCTCCGGAAGTCGTGAACGACATCAAACGTTTCGATACAAAGGGGGCGAGCCGTGGTTGA
- a CDS encoding phospholipase effector Tle1 domain-containing protein: MVDPDFDDSVLHPVDRTPKTVRTKRANSELAYKHDDCIPCGGIVHMGFFFDGFARHRDMDDPDTSRYSNICRLWEAHRTNIDPRRKDAPYANQLWYRFYYSGLGTELNAEAASGAVESAALKAVKGTVGAVGDKLKALPGKIAGTERLKIDPANAAEEAIKKGLSEGSWKPVTNSFNDIVKTVEKAPDSAMRVLRLMRDDRWVSRGRAVVRSVLYDAKESPLKLPGSILRSVVVNYGIDTIPWFRDNRAISRVLGTGVEDRVSAALRQFERTVDDARAVRDKLQRIQISVFAADRGAVIARVFVNRLVEKYKLRHATDLEVHGIPIEIKFMGLFDAVSSLMEENKLLSMLPVLGLLKQNYGDLSLAVPEAVQRCVHFAAAHELRFYQRLDSLEKTRGEQYLYPGTSEDVTGGSPPGSLGARAELQRVPLRDMLDAAYESGVAIDSMELLSRYKRDTFLKFSLARVISDGPESYNMGELMEAYRALVPRKPGLNFDEHMKVFLRWIAVRYQSPAFRSAEGFAGSHRRSRQGDAAVCPRRYTGLSGARCATRGGASSTLRVAVDRYGARSLYGYRAVPDRVRSRHA; this comes from the coding sequence GTGGTTGATCCAGATTTTGACGATAGCGTGCTTCACCCTGTCGACAGGACGCCGAAAACGGTCAGAACCAAACGTGCCAACAGCGAGCTGGCCTATAAGCACGACGATTGCATTCCGTGTGGTGGCATCGTGCACATGGGGTTCTTTTTTGATGGCTTTGCACGCCATCGCGACATGGACGATCCGGATACGTCTCGGTATTCGAACATCTGCCGTCTTTGGGAAGCGCACCGGACCAACATAGATCCCCGTCGCAAGGATGCGCCTTATGCAAACCAGCTCTGGTACCGCTTCTACTATTCCGGTCTTGGCACCGAGCTGAATGCGGAGGCCGCATCGGGCGCAGTCGAGTCCGCTGCACTTAAGGCCGTGAAGGGGACGGTAGGAGCGGTGGGCGACAAGCTTAAGGCGTTACCCGGAAAGATCGCGGGGACGGAGCGGCTAAAGATCGATCCGGCGAATGCGGCCGAGGAAGCGATCAAGAAGGGTTTGTCCGAGGGATCGTGGAAACCGGTGACGAACTCGTTCAACGATATCGTGAAGACGGTGGAAAAAGCGCCGGATTCGGCGATGCGCGTACTCCGGCTGATGAGAGACGATCGGTGGGTTTCGCGCGGCCGCGCGGTGGTACGGTCGGTGTTGTATGACGCGAAGGAATCGCCGCTCAAGCTGCCGGGATCGATTCTTCGAAGCGTAGTCGTCAACTACGGTATCGATACGATTCCTTGGTTCCGTGACAATCGCGCCATTTCGCGTGTGCTCGGCACCGGCGTAGAGGATCGCGTTTCGGCGGCATTGCGTCAATTTGAGCGTACCGTCGATGATGCGCGGGCCGTGCGGGACAAGCTGCAGCGTATTCAGATTTCCGTGTTTGCTGCGGATCGCGGCGCGGTTATTGCGCGCGTATTCGTCAACCGGCTTGTGGAAAAGTACAAGCTTCGTCACGCGACCGATCTGGAGGTGCACGGCATTCCGATCGAGATCAAGTTTATGGGTTTGTTCGACGCGGTGTCGTCACTTATGGAGGAAAACAAGCTGCTGTCAATGCTGCCGGTTTTGGGGTTATTGAAGCAGAACTATGGGGATTTGTCGCTCGCGGTGCCTGAAGCGGTGCAGCGTTGCGTGCATTTCGCGGCTGCGCACGAGTTGCGGTTTTATCAACGCCTTGACAGCCTGGAAAAAACGCGCGGCGAGCAGTATTTGTATCCGGGAACGAGCGAGGACGTGACTGGCGGTTCGCCGCCGGGATCGTTGGGCGCGCGTGCCGAACTGCAGCGCGTGCCGTTGCGCGACATGCTCGATGCCGCTTATGAGTCAGGGGTGGCGATCGACTCGATGGAGTTGCTGAGTCGGTATAAGCGGGATACGTTCCTCAAATTTTCGCTGGCGCGCGTCATTTCCGACGGACCCGAGTCCTATAACATGGGCGAGCTTATGGAAGCGTATCGGGCGCTGGTGCCACGCAAGCCGGGGCTGAACTTTGACGAGCACATGAAGGTGTTCCTCCGCTGGATCGCGGTTCGCTATCAATCGCCAGCATTCCGCAGTGCTGAAGGCTTCGCTGGCTCGCACCGACGAAGTCGGCAGGGCGATGCGGCTGTATGTCCTCGTCGATACACGGGGCTATCAGGAGCTCGATGTGCGACTCGCGGCGGTGCATCGTCTACGCTACGCGTCGCTGTGGACCGATACGGGGCTCGAAGCCTATACGGATATCGCGCCGTACCTGATCGCGTTCGATCGCGACACGCTTGA